The window cgCCATGGCCCTTTGTGGACAACttgctgcgacgtctgttccgagCATATAGGTGGCAGTGGATAAGAATTTTAGCCTACATCGGTGACTACCTTTTATCCAAGTCTTTCAGTGACAGATAGGTTGGATATATGCCACCTGACCGTTTAGACTGCAGTAGAGCAGATAAATATCGGATTTACGAACAAGGCCTGCGTTGCATTTGGAAAaattggaattgtactgttcacactgacatgaaaaaatctgatacaggtcacatatgagcaaaaaaaatctgaattaacATTCTATACTACAATTTGTATGTCTCAAGGCACgacaaaatgcattttgggaAACAATATCTTTTGCGTATGGTCTCTAAGAAATCAATGAATAATGACAAGGCAGCTGTAAATGTCAAGGCTTTGCAGATGGTGACGAATATTCCAATTGGAAAATGCTATTTGTTGCATTAGTTCACGCCAGTATTCTCCAATCAATgtgcaacataaacaaaaaacacaagttatttttagtttgttttatttCGCAGCCAAGCACTGTCAACCAGTCTTATCAAATTTAGtgcaaaaagtttaaaaagggAAGAAATGAGATGAAGAAAACGAGCTGGATACTCCAACTTTCACACAGTTTAAAGCTAATTCACTGCTTGAACTGAACGAAACAGATGCCAAGTGTCATCTTGGTCATTATAAAATACGTGCCCTTGATCATTTATTTCAGCCATGACTGGGGGGACAGCCCAAATTGGGTTTTACATTCATGAATATTACAGCAAATGAGAGAACACTGACATGAAATTAGAAATGTACCACATATAATGCCGCTTATAATGCCACAATAACTCAGGTAAACACTGTGATAGGCTACATCGTTTTAACAGAAGACGAGCAACTGAAATACAAGCAGGACAAAAGGATTCTGTTTCATCCAGAGAATAAACACTGACAAATGGCCATTTGGCATATTGGGTtacaatgaggaaaaagtaccGTCAGTTAACGTCAATCGTGAACAATCTACTTATTAAAAGCCTGCATGGAACAAAACTACACAAGTACATCGGCAGTGTCTGACTAGGTTTGGTTTCGGTTCACAGTGACGCTTGTGTAATTGGTCAGCAAGTCTGCACATGCACTTCTGTGTTATACATACAGCTAAGTCcagaagtatttggacaatGCCAAGGTTTTAATGTTTTTGCCTTTAAATACTATCACAACAGATTTGAAATGAAACATCAAAAACCATAGCTGTGGCCTAATTAACAGTGCGATATGTTCTCAAAAGGAAAACTCTGAAATGCTGGCGAAGACCTGCACCttcataaaagtaaataaaaccaCTGGTAACATTTAACAGCAAAGCGGGATTAGGctttcatctaaaaaaaaaaaaaaaaaagtccgtGTTCTGGAATCAGATTCTatggacatatacagtattagaaAGAGAAATGTATGAAGAAGGAAACTCATAATACCACAACGTGTCAAACGTGGTGGAGCAATTAAAGAACTCCTGCAGAAAAATGACTGTAGTGAAGGCCTGTAATTCCTGAATGCAAACCTTTTAAAGCAAAGCTGAATGTCTAAAAAATGTCTAATCTGAACAGAGCTTCACTAACGCTCTCTCTTCCGCATACAGTTCCTTTACGACACAAAGGCTGGCAGCTTTAGGGGAGCATAGTGTGTAGACACGGCGCAACACTGCAACAGGAATAATCACCTTAAAATAAACAATGTACGCTTGAATACAACACAATAAGCAGTTATCATCAATATTCCATATGATGACAATCCATTTAAAACAACTTAGAGAGTCATATTCACTGAAAGAATCCATAAACTCGTGTAAACGCGTACCGAGTGTAAAGTCGTGTACCGACGGCACATTTAAATTAAAACTGAAGTACCATTTAGCTGAAATGATCATACAGTTCTCTGAATAATACGTGATTCACTCCATACTGAATAAATGGAATCAAGAGGTGTTGTGCTATGCACAAAGTTTTATCTTTGTGCTCACATTCAGCTgaggcctgtgtgtgtgtgtgtaataaacACTATCAGCAAAGCCGAGGAGACCTTACAAATGAgcaaagcttaaaaaaaaaccaaagcaCCGTATTATTAAAGCTTGCCACACCATCCAAAAAGACAGCATTAAAAACATGCCCTGATTAGGAAAATTACTGTTCAGTGCAATAATCATTAGCTCCTCTACACACCAGGGAAGCAAACTCATCACTCCGTGATATGAAAAAACTAACACAATGAAATGGAGGGGTGCCTCACATAAAACAAACAGCAGTTTATAAATAGTAGAAAAGGCAGGTTAATTAAAATGTACATGCGTAACTGGAAATGAAATAGAATCTTCGGTTTCACTCTAGTGGGGTTATAAAAACAAAGCTCACATTTCCCTTTATATTGAGgtcaataaaaataatgtcacatttgagcagtGATCGCGTTGTATCGCTTTGTACCTTGTGTCTGTCCGTGCCTGGTTGGAAAACAAATGTAATCAGCTCGCAAACAGTAAATGCTTTAGGCCTCCTGCTAGCATTTGTctgctaatatacagtataacctaGAAAAATCTGCATACTGACAGGTTAACAGCTTACAACAGTGTGCTATCTGTTTGTCTACCTAATCATTctaatttgtatttcttttgaCTGCTCTGGAAGCATTTAATGGGCACAAACCTACTTGTGCACAAAGAGGTGACGTGTTTCAGACTGCCTCTACTCGGCTGTGGAAATAATTCAGCCATTTCGACACTGACTGCACCGTTGGAACTGCTCTCAGATTGCACCTTATCAGCATCAATAAAGAATACAGTTTCAGCTGTATCTTATCCACAATAGATTGGAGTAATTGCTATCTGCCCTACATGTACCATAAACAAGACTTCACTGGCCATCAGGTTTCTGCCAGCGAGATTCCAAAAGCGAGGTCTCACAGCTGACCCGTCAGCAGCAGGACCCACGAGATATTTTGCGGTTGCCATGGAGATCAATAGTTCCACTCAGTACCGAGTGGTCAATGTGATCCTCAGCAGCCAGAACCTCCCTGACAGCAGCCTCGAATGCAGCTGTGACATTCGTGTCGTCCTTAGCGCTGGTTTCAAAGTAAGGACAGCAGCCGTTCTCCTCGCACCAGGCCCGCGCTTCGTCCTCCCCCACTTCCCTCTGCTCCATGTCCACCTTATTGCCAAGTACCACAAAAGGGAACCGCTCAGGATCTTTGAcatcagaataatacataaacTCCTTCTTCCAGCCACCGAGGTTCTGAAAGCTCTGCAGGTCGTTCACGGCAAACGTGAGCAAGCAGCAGTCGGCGCCTCGGTAGAAAGGCGTACGCAGGGACTTGAAGCGTTCCTGGCCGGCGGTGTCCCAGATCTGAAGGGTAACGAGGCGTCCATCCACTTCCAGGTCCCTGTTGAGGAACTCGACACCGATGGTGTGAAATGACTGTGAATCGAAGCGGTCGGTGACATAGCGGTTCATCAATGAGGACTTGCCCACTCCTCCATCCCCGAGCAGGATCACCTTCAGCAGGAGGCTCTTTCCACTCATCATGCTCAACCCTCCTCACTGGGTGGCACACAAGAGGGAGTCAATTCATCCTTAAAGGAGAAATGGTGTCAAAAAACTATTGGTCATcaaaatggaaatgaaaaaaaaaaaaaaaaaagctgatccTGAATGTAGAGAATTTTGTTCCATGGCAGTTCTGCAGGTGGTGGTAACACGCATTTACAACAGCACGAGAAAATGTTTTGCCAGTTTTTTTCACAA of the Dunckerocampus dactyliophorus isolate RoL2022-P2 chromosome 11, RoL_Ddac_1.1, whole genome shotgun sequence genome contains:
- the rab9b gene encoding ras-related protein Rab-9B, yielding MMSGKSLLLKVILLGDGGVGKSSLMNRYVTDRFDSQSFHTIGVEFLNRDLEVDGRLVTLQIWDTAGQERFKSLRTPFYRGADCCLLTFAVNDLQSFQNLGGWKKEFMYYSDVKDPERFPFVVLGNKVDMEQREVGEDEARAWCEENGCCPYFETSAKDDTNVTAAFEAAVREVLAAEDHIDHSVLSGTIDLHGNRKISRGSCC